The proteins below are encoded in one region of Legionella antarctica:
- a CDS encoding flagellar basal body L-ring protein FlgH, with protein MRLFDCAVLTLIGVLLSGCEALNPPVPGASPDYAPTYPDTPDPKQLRKVSGAIYSNETALPLFETPRARHPGDILTVFLVEKTNAQKNASTVQRKNDQEKIVNAAFLGRPISLGSGYSMDFDLNNQRQFTGQGQSLQNNQMTGSISVTVAKVFPNGNMAVQGEKWININQGKEFIQLSGIVRPQDVKADNSITSDRVANARISYGGTGQVNNANAQGWLARFLWSPLFPT; from the coding sequence ATGAGATTATTTGATTGTGCCGTACTAACCTTGATTGGAGTTCTTTTAAGCGGGTGTGAGGCTTTAAATCCCCCAGTCCCTGGAGCAAGTCCCGATTATGCTCCTACTTATCCCGATACACCAGACCCAAAGCAACTCAGGAAGGTGAGTGGGGCAATATACAGCAACGAAACGGCCTTACCCCTTTTTGAGACGCCGAGAGCAAGGCATCCGGGTGATATATTGACCGTATTTTTGGTGGAAAAAACCAATGCGCAAAAGAATGCCTCCACTGTTCAAAGGAAAAATGATCAGGAGAAAATCGTTAATGCAGCTTTTTTAGGTAGACCCATTAGCCTGGGTAGTGGGTACAGCATGGACTTTGATTTAAATAATCAACGGCAATTTACCGGTCAGGGACAGTCGTTACAAAATAATCAAATGACGGGAAGTATCTCTGTTACAGTAGCGAAAGTATTTCCTAATGGGAATATGGCGGTACAAGGTGAGAAGTGGATTAACATTAATCAAGGAAAAGAATTTATCCAATTATCTGGTATCGTTCGTCCTCAGGATGTTAAAGCGGATAATTCGATTACTTCTGATCGAGTGGCTAATGCCAGAATTTCTTATGGTGGTACTGGTCAAGTGAATAATGCAAATGCTCAAGGTTGGTTAGCACGCTTTTTGTGGAGTCCGTTATTCCCAACTTAA
- a CDS encoding flagellar basal body P-ring protein FlgI has protein sequence MRRQRLIITGFLALYLTIGQVFAERIKDIATLAGVRINQLVGYGLVVGLNGTGDKSGTKFTEDSFANMLTQLGVNIPPGLKLNSKNIAAVMVTASLSTFMKKGQNMDVNISSVGDSKSLLGGTLLLTPLKGADGRVYAMSQGNVVVSGISASGSDGSSVTVNVPSGGRIPNGATVEADIPNPFYFSKSLTYNLHSPDFTTAKRMSDAINELMGPGTARAMDATSVVVTAPKKLNQRVDYVSVLENIEFKPGEPNARIIINARTGTIVISSNVIVKSAAVSHGNLVVSITETPVISQPNAFAGGRTVQTQQSQVNVDQKNNHAFVLPKGTTLKDIVRGINAVGATPADVISILEALQQAGALTATLIVI, from the coding sequence ATGCGGCGACAAAGGCTGATTATTACAGGGTTTTTAGCATTATATTTGACTATCGGTCAGGTTTTTGCTGAGCGGATTAAAGATATTGCTACTCTGGCTGGAGTGCGTATTAACCAGTTAGTTGGCTATGGTCTGGTAGTCGGGTTAAATGGCACCGGGGATAAGTCCGGTACGAAATTTACGGAAGACAGTTTTGCCAATATGTTAACTCAGTTAGGGGTAAACATTCCTCCGGGACTCAAACTCAATTCAAAAAATATTGCTGCGGTAATGGTTACTGCAAGTTTGTCCACTTTTATGAAAAAAGGGCAAAATATGGATGTTAATATTTCATCTGTAGGTGATTCAAAAAGTTTATTAGGCGGCACATTACTGCTTACTCCACTTAAAGGAGCTGATGGTCGGGTTTATGCCATGTCTCAAGGGAATGTGGTTGTATCGGGGATAAGTGCTTCTGGAAGTGACGGTTCAAGCGTTACTGTAAACGTACCTAGTGGGGGGCGAATTCCAAATGGAGCTACCGTAGAAGCAGATATTCCCAATCCTTTTTATTTTTCAAAATCACTTACTTATAATTTGCATAGCCCTGATTTTACGACTGCCAAACGGATGAGTGATGCCATAAATGAATTGATGGGACCAGGAACAGCAAGAGCTATGGATGCTACTTCTGTCGTAGTGACTGCCCCTAAAAAATTGAATCAACGGGTAGATTATGTCTCCGTTCTTGAAAATATAGAGTTTAAACCGGGAGAGCCAAACGCTAGAATAATTATTAATGCACGAACGGGAACTATCGTGATATCAAGTAATGTGATCGTGAAATCTGCTGCAGTATCGCATGGTAACCTGGTAGTTAGTATTACGGAGACCCCAGTGATTAGTCAGCCTAATGCTTTTGCAGGAGGTCGAACAGTTCAGACACAGCAATCACAAGTTAATGTGGACCAAAAAAATAATCACGCATTCGTGCTCCCCAAAGGAACCACATTGAAAGATATAGTCAGAGGAATTAATGCTGTAGGTGCTACTCCAGCCGACGTGATATCCATACTTGAAGCACTGCAACAAGCAGGTGCATTAACTGCAACGTTAATAGTTATTTAA
- a CDS encoding glucosaminidase domain-containing protein, translating into MKFQSIATSDFQGLNELKVQAKNDAKQALPEVAKQFEGIFLQSMLKTMRMGQHFLDESSPFSGKNQATFQEMLDAQYASNIANSKGIGFASMLAKQLQGYVGGDDHKTSDTAQANVPNTSFLNKATEATDSSIKGIDDFIKAIWPKAKEAASVMGLDPKILIAQAALETGWGKFIAKDADGSSSNNLFNVKTGNNKNLESIKVKTTEFIADTPINMTESFRKYSSIEQSFNDYVSLIKGSERYQSALAHAGNPELYVNELHKAGYATDPMYGNKILSIYHGDDLNQAMQRCGISEQV; encoded by the coding sequence ATGAAGTTTCAAAGTATTGCTACCAGCGACTTTCAAGGTTTAAATGAATTAAAAGTTCAGGCAAAAAATGATGCAAAACAAGCTCTGCCAGAGGTTGCAAAACAGTTTGAAGGGATTTTTTTACAGTCAATGCTTAAAACTATGAGAATGGGACAACATTTTCTTGATGAATCCAGCCCCTTTAGTGGAAAGAATCAGGCAACATTTCAAGAAATGCTGGATGCACAATATGCTAGCAATATTGCTAATTCTAAGGGTATAGGTTTTGCTTCCATGCTTGCAAAGCAGTTACAAGGGTATGTCGGTGGGGACGATCATAAAACCTCAGATACTGCCCAAGCGAATGTCCCAAATACTTCCTTTCTTAACAAGGCAACAGAAGCAACAGATTCATCCATTAAGGGTATTGATGACTTTATCAAAGCTATTTGGCCTAAAGCAAAAGAAGCTGCATCAGTGATGGGACTTGATCCAAAGATTTTGATTGCTCAAGCAGCCTTGGAAACAGGGTGGGGCAAGTTCATTGCTAAAGATGCTGATGGATCGAGCAGTAATAATTTATTTAATGTTAAAACTGGGAATAATAAAAATCTTGAATCGATTAAAGTTAAAACAACCGAGTTTATTGCCGATACACCTATTAACATGACCGAGTCTTTTAGAAAATATTCATCAATAGAACAAAGTTTTAATGATTATGTTTCCCTAATTAAAGGAAGCGAGCGTTATCAAAGTGCCCTGGCACATGCTGGAAACCCGGAACTTTATGTCAATGAATTACATAAAGCGGGCTATGCCACAGATCCAATGTATGGCAATAAGATCTTATCGATTTATCATGGAGATGATTTGAATCAAGCAATGCAACGATGCGGGATATCAGAGCAGGTTTGA